Proteins found in one Pontibacter sp. SGAir0037 genomic segment:
- a CDS encoding chloride channel protein codes for MKFKVRRLAVTFRNQLNYPLQFNPFVFSKLFLLWVAIGIVGGIIAGSYWLVLEALLHFLAQFQSYYVIAVMTAAGLLAGLIIHFLGDPGEMDLIVNNIRFKGGRLEPRNNPSMILSSLLCIASGGSAGPEAPLVQIVGSTGTWIARKLKIKGEDLRSLSLAGMASAFTALFGAPLGGTLFALEILHHKHVVEYYQALMPAFVASCSSYVIFILITHIGIGPTWHFPVYAIPELNDFFYAMLYALAGTAAGWLFIFIVRQCRLGFKKLRLPIYLKMTIGGFLIGLLAYFVPLSRYFSHDQLNELLAGEFTVHFLLVLLIVKILAISLTVTSGWRGGFIIPLFFVGATVGMLVNTIFPGQNLPLILVSCMAAINACVTRTPISTIILLSTLTGFHYFIPIMFASLTGFFLAPKTPLINAQLGLKEVD; via the coding sequence ATGAAGTTTAAAGTTCGAAGACTGGCAGTTACCTTTAGGAATCAACTGAATTACCCTCTTCAGTTCAACCCGTTTGTATTTAGCAAGTTGTTCCTTCTTTGGGTGGCAATAGGTATTGTAGGTGGTATTATAGCAGGTTCCTACTGGCTTGTGCTCGAGGCATTGCTTCATTTCCTTGCTCAGTTTCAAAGCTACTATGTTATAGCAGTTATGACAGCAGCAGGCTTGCTGGCAGGTTTAATTATTCATTTTCTTGGAGATCCGGGAGAGATGGACCTGATCGTAAACAACATCAGGTTTAAAGGCGGACGATTAGAGCCCCGGAACAATCCCTCTATGATTTTGTCATCCTTGCTATGTATAGCCAGCGGGGGCAGTGCTGGCCCGGAAGCACCGCTGGTACAGATTGTTGGCTCTACCGGCACCTGGATTGCACGTAAACTTAAAATCAAGGGCGAAGATTTACGCTCGCTTAGCCTGGCAGGTATGGCATCAGCCTTTACCGCTCTCTTCGGGGCACCGCTTGGCGGAACATTGTTTGCACTCGAAATACTACACCACAAACACGTGGTGGAATATTATCAGGCACTTATGCCTGCTTTTGTAGCAAGCTGCTCTAGTTATGTTATTTTCATTTTAATTACACATATTGGCATTGGCCCTACCTGGCATTTCCCAGTTTATGCAATTCCGGAACTGAATGATTTTTTTTATGCCATGCTTTATGCACTGGCAGGCACTGCGGCCGGATGGCTGTTTATTTTTATAGTACGCCAATGCCGGCTAGGTTTTAAAAAATTACGCCTGCCTATCTACCTGAAAATGACCATCGGAGGCTTCCTAATTGGACTGCTCGCTTATTTCGTACCTCTTTCTCGCTATTTCAGTCATGATCAGCTAAATGAATTACTGGCAGGTGAGTTTACCGTGCATTTCCTTCTTGTGCTACTCATTGTTAAAATACTTGCAATTAGCCTTACCGTTACCTCTGGCTGGCGAGGGGGCTTTATTATACCTTTATTCTTTGTTGGGGCTACAGTGGGCATGCTTGTAAACACTATTTTCCCGGGGCAGAACTTGCCGCTTATCCTGGTTAGCTGCATGGCAGCCATTAATGCCTGCGTTACCAGAACTCCAATCAGCACTATCATTCTATTGTCAACTTTAACAGGTTTTCATTACTTTATCCCGATAATGTTCGCCAGCCTGACCGGCTTTTTCCTGGCTCCTAAAACACCTCTGATCAACGCACAGCTGGGTTTAAAAGAAGTTGACTAA
- a CDS encoding HPP family protein — protein MRKRLRSHIRLARYVFYKETLIDIKEHFWTFLGSFLGIGFIGFINSKYISANDNLFLIGSFGASCVLIYGIINSPLAQPRNLIGGHVLCAFVGVTVHQLIPNEVWLASALSVSLSIVLMQITKTLHPPGGATALIANIGSEKIKNLGYLYVLSPVLSGVLILLLVALVFNNVNSHRNYPKNKKWYMIWKRRYR, from the coding sequence ATGAGAAAAAGACTAAGAAGCCATATACGTTTGGCTCGTTATGTTTTTTATAAAGAAACCTTAATCGACATCAAAGAACATTTCTGGACCTTTTTAGGGTCTTTTTTAGGTATCGGTTTCATTGGCTTCATCAATAGCAAATACATTTCAGCTAACGACAATTTATTCTTGATTGGTTCTTTTGGTGCTTCCTGTGTATTGATTTACGGTATAATCAACAGTCCGCTGGCACAGCCTAGAAACCTTATTGGCGGTCATGTTTTATGTGCTTTTGTAGGTGTAACAGTGCACCAACTCATACCCAACGAAGTGTGGCTGGCTTCTGCATTATCTGTTTCATTGTCTATCGTACTGATGCAGATAACGAAAACCTTACACCCACCCGGAGGTGCTACTGCCTTGATAGCCAATATCGGATCCGAAAAGATAAAGAATCTGGGTTATTTGTATGTACTAAGCCCAGTTTTATCAGGAGTACTTATTCTATTATTGGTAGCATTGGTTTTCAATAATGTAAATTCGCACCGCAATTACCCCAAAAACAAGAAATGGTATATGATCTGGAAAAGAAGGTACCGTTAA
- a CDS encoding two-component regulator propeller domain-containing protein produces the protein MGLPLFRRYWCLLWLLYLCGGQLSAQQNISAWFEPSFVVQIWDNKSGLPQNTVFDIRKDDEGFLWTATEEGLVRFDGHELLVYKENNLPGLSSSAFYAIAPSAKGGIWAASDNALVRVHHNRAEVVDLSEQIVDSRITTLVEDGMGRLWIGTHNGDLLYHQNKAFHKVKQWPYRKRKSIQVIRTAADGIYIGTDAGLFHLSQDLKQTKAISGFEDNYIRSLAIAPDKSLWIGTKEEGLFHKTTKENVHFTEEDGLPELFISAIEIAPDNSIWIGTLSSGVYRLTKGAFTALAATGLPDDGVRAIHFTEPGLVWLGTAASGLVQLKPADVHMLAEAYPLSGNIILPIYQHPNGDVWVGTGGNGINRISGGRTTVYSRQQGLAANVILSIGGTKEAVYIGTPSGIYKFNLSSEKIDKHITEKDGLASNIVQAIYADTQENVWIGTRFGGLHKLTSDQKISKLQLPQELAGAEFVSIYEDRQHNMWFGTRGGGMVRITPAGAVTHFAGKHGLPSKIIDSFYQDAEGNMWLGTEKGLVCYTGKRFILVDENNGLFFNGIYRILEDKAGAIWLSGTYGLQRIAQEELKKVVREKEKDFRIVAQLFDSSDGMKNSEVNGGIFPAGYTLQDGSLWFPTIDGVAIICPASYRENKAPVNIHIKALRYGNSSPDLDADIHLPQGIRSVEIDYTSVNFSKPSTIRFYYRLKGLQDEWESAGQRRTAYFTSLDPGNYVFEVKAELNGVWSEPAELAFSIKPFFYQTLWFKAVLLLLLFLAGFYVRKFQAKSRHEADLKVLVEARTKELKESNERFHLVNKATSDVIWDYNLVRNQFYVADNFEVLFGHRTDEGLQDLQLWYDNLHPDDSERVTATFQAALEGDATFWKEEYRFRKADQQYAYIRDRGYVLRDESGKAIRMLGAMQDVSRSVEEEQRLKLLESVITNAMDSVVITEAQLDKPGPKIIYVNDAFTRMTGYLKEELIGKTPRMMQGENTDKAELEKLKEALEEGKSCEFEIVNYQKSGREYYAHISVSPVTNHQGVITHFIAIQRDVTERKAYLSAIEHQNARLKEISWIQSHIVRAPLARILGLVNLLQDKRRSPNDQEKLLTYLKSSSQELDSVVQEIVKKAENVNRDNVMEV, from the coding sequence ATGGGTTTGCCATTATTCCGTCGCTATTGGTGCTTGTTGTGGCTGCTTTACCTTTGTGGCGGACAGCTGAGTGCACAGCAAAATATAAGCGCCTGGTTCGAACCATCTTTTGTGGTGCAGATCTGGGATAACAAAAGCGGCCTGCCTCAGAACACTGTTTTCGATATCAGGAAAGACGACGAAGGTTTTCTCTGGACTGCCACAGAAGAAGGGCTGGTTCGGTTTGACGGCCATGAACTGCTGGTTTATAAAGAAAACAACCTTCCTGGTTTATCTTCGAGCGCGTTTTATGCTATAGCCCCTTCTGCCAAAGGAGGCATCTGGGCCGCCAGCGATAATGCGCTTGTTCGGGTGCATCATAACAGGGCAGAGGTAGTGGATCTTTCAGAGCAGATCGTCGACTCCAGAATTACCACTCTGGTAGAAGATGGCATGGGCAGGCTCTGGATCGGGACGCACAACGGGGATCTGCTATACCACCAGAACAAGGCATTTCATAAGGTGAAGCAGTGGCCGTATCGCAAGAGAAAATCGATACAGGTAATCAGAACTGCCGCTGACGGAATTTACATCGGAACTGATGCCGGTTTGTTTCATCTGAGCCAGGACCTGAAGCAAACTAAAGCCATCAGCGGCTTCGAAGATAACTATATCCGTTCGCTGGCTATCGCCCCCGACAAGTCTCTCTGGATCGGCACCAAGGAGGAGGGCCTGTTTCATAAAACAACAAAAGAAAATGTTCATTTTACAGAAGAAGACGGGCTTCCGGAGCTGTTTATTTCGGCCATCGAGATTGCGCCGGATAACAGCATCTGGATAGGCACCTTAAGTTCAGGCGTATACCGCCTGACAAAGGGAGCATTTACTGCCCTGGCAGCTACGGGCTTACCTGACGATGGGGTAAGGGCCATTCATTTTACCGAACCAGGGCTGGTATGGTTAGGCACTGCTGCCTCTGGCCTGGTACAGCTTAAGCCTGCCGACGTACACATGCTGGCTGAGGCCTATCCGCTATCCGGCAATATTATCCTGCCTATTTACCAGCACCCGAACGGAGATGTGTGGGTAGGAACAGGCGGCAACGGAATTAACAGGATTTCTGGCGGGCGCACCACGGTCTACTCCAGGCAGCAGGGACTTGCAGCCAATGTGATATTAAGTATAGGTGGCACAAAGGAAGCAGTATACATCGGTACCCCAAGCGGGATCTACAAATTTAACCTCAGCTCAGAAAAAATTGACAAGCATATAACTGAGAAAGACGGGCTGGCCAGCAATATAGTTCAGGCGATTTATGCAGATACGCAGGAGAATGTCTGGATCGGCACCCGCTTTGGTGGGTTGCACAAGCTGACTTCGGACCAGAAGATTTCGAAGCTTCAGTTGCCGCAGGAGCTGGCAGGAGCTGAATTTGTAAGCATCTACGAAGACAGGCAGCATAACATGTGGTTCGGTACGCGTGGTGGCGGTATGGTGCGTATAACGCCGGCTGGTGCCGTAACGCATTTTGCGGGGAAGCACGGACTTCCTTCCAAAATTATAGATAGCTTTTACCAGGATGCTGAGGGAAACATGTGGCTAGGCACTGAAAAGGGACTGGTGTGTTATACAGGTAAACGCTTTATACTGGTGGATGAAAACAACGGCCTTTTCTTTAACGGAATCTATCGGATACTGGAAGACAAAGCCGGGGCTATATGGCTGAGCGGAACGTATGGCCTGCAACGAATTGCACAGGAAGAACTTAAAAAAGTTGTCAGGGAGAAGGAGAAAGATTTTAGAATAGTTGCCCAGCTGTTCGACAGCTCCGACGGGATGAAGAATTCAGAAGTGAATGGCGGTATTTTCCCGGCTGGCTATACGCTGCAGGACGGCAGCCTTTGGTTTCCTACCATAGACGGCGTGGCAATTATCTGCCCTGCATCTTACCGGGAAAATAAAGCACCGGTAAATATTCATATCAAAGCACTTCGATATGGAAATTCAAGCCCCGATTTGGATGCTGATATCCACCTGCCGCAGGGTATACGCTCCGTGGAGATCGATTATACAAGCGTTAATTTTTCGAAGCCTTCCACTATCAGGTTCTATTACCGGTTAAAAGGACTGCAAGACGAGTGGGAGTCGGCAGGTCAGAGGCGAACGGCTTATTTTACCTCGCTTGATCCCGGAAATTATGTATTTGAGGTGAAAGCAGAGCTGAACGGCGTTTGGTCGGAGCCGGCAGAACTTGCATTCTCTATAAAGCCATTTTTTTATCAGACGCTTTGGTTTAAAGCGGTGCTCCTGCTCCTGCTGTTTCTGGCTGGTTTTTATGTCAGAAAGTTTCAGGCAAAAAGCCGGCATGAGGCCGATCTGAAGGTACTGGTAGAGGCCCGCACCAAAGAGTTAAAGGAAAGCAATGAGCGCTTTCACCTGGTGAATAAAGCTACTTCTGATGTTATATGGGATTATAACCTGGTGCGCAACCAGTTTTATGTGGCCGATAATTTTGAAGTGCTTTTTGGCCATAGAACAGATGAGGGCCTGCAAGACCTGCAGCTCTGGTACGACAACCTGCACCCGGATGATTCTGAAAGAGTAACCGCTACATTTCAGGCTGCTTTAGAAGGAGACGCCACTTTCTGGAAAGAAGAATATCGATTCCGGAAAGCAGATCAGCAGTATGCATACATTCGTGACAGGGGATATGTTTTGCGGGATGAGAGCGGAAAGGCTATCCGGATGCTGGGTGCCATGCAGGATGTTTCCAGGTCGGTGGAGGAGGAGCAAAGGCTGAAGCTGCTGGAATCTGTGATCACCAATGCAATGGATTCTGTGGTTATCACTGAGGCGCAGTTAGATAAACCCGGACCAAAGATTATCTATGTGAATGATGCTTTTACCCGCATGACAGGCTATCTGAAAGAAGAGCTGATTGGTAAAACTCCTCGTATGATGCAGGGGGAAAACACTGATAAAGCAGAGCTTGAAAAATTAAAGGAAGCCCTTGAAGAGGGGAAAAGCTGTGAATTTGAGATTGTAAACTATCAAAAGAGCGGTAGAGAGTACTATGCCCATATCAGCGTGTCGCCTGTTACAAATCACCAGGGGGTGATCACTCATTTTATAGCCATTCAACGCGACGTGACAGAGCGCAAAGCTTACCTGAGCGCGATCGAACACCAGAATGCCCGGTTAAAAGAAATCTCCTGGATTCAGTCGCACATCGTGCGGGCTCCTTTGGCCCGTATACTGGGGCTCGTAAACCTGTTGCAGGATAAGCGCCGCAGCCCCAACGACCAGGAGAAGCTACTGACCTACCTTAAAAGTTCAAGCCAGGAACTGGACAGCGTTGTGCAGGAGATCGTAAAAAAAGCTGAAAACGTGAACCGCGACAATGTAATGGAGGTGTAG
- a CDS encoding zinc-dependent metalloprotease has translation MPKLYKALSLLLLAAITQTSCSTTKATTGTAPETAKTENAEKPKQSSRSGIKNYSDVITREAVSDEGVFTVHKVGDKYYYEIPDSLLNRDFLWITRFAGLPTGLGNGYINAGSSVNEQMVVWQKFENKILLKTKSYQSVAADSLPISLSVQVNNYQPTIYAFDIAALARDSAGYVVEVSKFLQSDVKAFSGLDANMRQTYKVSKLDESRSFISSAKSFPLNLEVKQDFTYEAGAPPSNSATGTISLLMNQSMVLLPKVPMQPRINDYRVGYFNVSQIDYGSEALKADEKSYIRRWRLEPKDVEAYKRGELVEPVKPIVYYLDPATPEKLRPYIRAGVEQWQKAFETAGFKNAILAKDPPSPTEDPDFNPEDVRYSVIRYVASTTRNAVGPSVSDPRSGEIIESDIIWYHNHLRSYRNRYLLETGAANPSARTLETPMEDLGEMMLEVITHEVGHALGLPHNMKASAAYLTDSLRSGKFTQEYGIAATIMDYARYNYVAQPGDENVRFIRQLGPYDHYAINWGYRYLPNAQNAEQEVPTLNKWIEDKANNPMYRFGSGSGGYDPDSQTEGIGNDVVKASSYGLSNLKKVAPKLYDWTAAQTNEYEDLNELYGELMGVWSRYIGHVVTNVGGIHEDRLKPSQKGNIFTPVSAKEQAASVAWLLTNAFSSPAWLHQSKISSNIHHASHVDNIRSLQTRHLNSLLSADRLTRLMENEVNGVRYNALDMVRQLQSGIWNELAGGAKIDIYRRNLQKAYLDRMNFLLNEEPARASRFGTPVDLSQSDIRSIARGELIRLQRQLRNAQSRHSNDLTRYHIDDALFRIDTILNPTKK, from the coding sequence ATGCCAAAACTCTACAAGGCCCTAAGTTTGCTTTTGCTTGCGGCTATTACACAAACATCCTGTTCCACTACTAAAGCAACCACCGGTACAGCTCCCGAAACAGCCAAAACAGAAAATGCTGAAAAGCCAAAGCAAAGCTCCAGAAGTGGTATCAAAAACTACAGCGACGTCATTACCCGAGAGGCCGTTTCTGACGAAGGGGTTTTTACAGTACATAAAGTAGGTGATAAGTATTACTATGAAATCCCGGATTCGCTTCTGAACCGCGATTTCCTTTGGATCACCCGCTTTGCCGGGCTTCCGACCGGGCTCGGAAACGGCTATATAAATGCCGGATCATCTGTAAATGAGCAGATGGTGGTATGGCAGAAATTCGAGAACAAGATTCTGCTTAAAACAAAGTCATACCAGTCGGTAGCAGCCGATTCGCTGCCTATTAGTTTATCGGTACAGGTGAACAATTACCAGCCTACTATTTACGCCTTTGATATTGCGGCACTCGCCAGAGATTCTGCCGGCTATGTGGTGGAGGTTAGCAAATTTCTTCAAAGCGATGTGAAAGCCTTTAGTGGCCTGGACGCGAATATGAGGCAAACGTATAAAGTAAGCAAGCTCGACGAGAGCCGCAGCTTTATTTCCAGTGCCAAAAGCTTTCCGCTGAACCTGGAGGTAAAGCAAGACTTTACCTACGAGGCAGGCGCACCGCCTTCTAACTCCGCTACAGGCACTATCAGTCTGCTCATGAACCAATCAATGGTTCTGCTCCCCAAGGTACCTATGCAGCCACGCATCAACGACTACAGGGTTGGCTATTTCAATGTATCCCAGATTGACTACGGGTCTGAAGCGCTGAAAGCAGATGAAAAGTCGTATATCCGCAGGTGGCGCCTCGAACCTAAAGATGTGGAGGCTTATAAACGAGGCGAACTGGTAGAGCCTGTGAAACCGATTGTTTATTACCTGGACCCTGCCACACCTGAAAAGCTGCGCCCTTACATTCGGGCAGGTGTGGAACAGTGGCAGAAAGCCTTCGAAACAGCAGGCTTTAAAAATGCCATTCTGGCCAAAGACCCTCCTTCTCCAACAGAAGACCCTGATTTTAACCCTGAAGATGTGCGTTATTCTGTGATTCGCTACGTGGCCAGCACCACCCGAAATGCAGTAGGGCCGAGTGTGTCTGATCCGCGTTCAGGAGAGATTATTGAAAGCGACATTATCTGGTACCACAACCACCTTCGCTCTTACCGCAACAGGTACCTGCTCGAGACTGGGGCCGCCAACCCTTCGGCACGTACCCTGGAAACCCCTATGGAAGACCTGGGCGAAATGATGCTTGAGGTAATTACACACGAAGTAGGCCATGCTTTAGGATTGCCCCATAACATGAAAGCCAGCGCTGCCTACCTGACCGATTCTTTGCGCTCCGGTAAATTCACGCAGGAATATGGTATAGCGGCTACGATCATGGACTATGCCCGGTATAATTATGTTGCCCAGCCAGGCGATGAAAACGTACGGTTTATACGCCAGCTGGGCCCTTACGACCATTATGCCATTAACTGGGGTTACCGCTATTTGCCCAATGCTCAGAATGCTGAGCAGGAAGTACCAACGCTAAATAAATGGATTGAAGACAAAGCCAATAACCCGATGTACCGCTTCGGCAGCGGCAGTGGCGGTTATGATCCGGATAGCCAGACTGAAGGCATCGGAAACGATGTGGTAAAAGCCAGCAGCTACGGCTTAAGCAACCTGAAGAAAGTAGCACCTAAACTATACGACTGGACCGCTGCCCAAACCAACGAGTACGAAGACCTGAACGAGTTATACGGAGAGTTGATGGGTGTCTGGAGCCGCTACATTGGCCATGTAGTTACCAATGTAGGTGGCATACACGAAGACAGGCTCAAGCCCAGCCAAAAAGGCAATATTTTTACGCCGGTAAGCGCTAAAGAGCAGGCAGCTTCGGTAGCGTGGCTCCTTACAAACGCTTTCTCTTCTCCTGCCTGGTTACACCAGTCTAAAATCAGCAGCAATATACACCACGCCAGCCATGTAGATAATATCCGTAGCCTGCAGACACGCCACCTGAACAGCTTACTCTCTGCCGACAGGCTAACCCGCCTGATGGAAAACGAGGTGAACGGTGTGCGCTATAATGCCCTGGATATGGTGCGCCAGTTACAGAGTGGCATCTGGAATGAGTTGGCAGGCGGAGCTAAAATAGACATTTACCGCAGAAACCTGCAAAAGGCTTACCTAGACCGCATGAACTTCCTGCTGAACGAAGAACCTGCAAGAGCTTCGCGCTTCGGTACTCCCGTTGACCTGAGCCAGTCAGACATTCGCTCGATTGCAAGAGGCGAACTGATCAGGCTGCAACGCCAGCTCAGAAACGCCCAGAGCCGCCACAGCAACGACCTTACCAGGTATCACATAGACGATGCCCTTTTCAGGATAGATACTATTCTAAACCCTACAAAGAAATAA
- the hpf gene encoding ribosome hibernation-promoting factor, HPF/YfiA family, giving the protein MNYTENFEGIKIDVQAVDISISDSIQQMVRDSITKLKRHAKKIDSVDVYFKEEASQSTDSRRVSMRVGIPGNDVFAEDTGENWFELLKNVEEKLKRQLEKR; this is encoded by the coding sequence ATGAATTATACTGAGAATTTTGAAGGTATTAAGATAGATGTGCAGGCTGTGGACATTTCTATTTCTGATTCTATTCAGCAAATGGTGCGCGACTCGATCACAAAACTGAAGCGCCACGCCAAGAAAATAGATTCCGTGGATGTATACTTTAAAGAAGAAGCCAGCCAGTCTACTGACTCCAGGCGGGTGAGTATGCGCGTAGGTATACCCGGCAACGATGTGTTTGCCGAAGACACTGGCGAAAACTGGTTTGAGCTTCTGAAAAATGTAGAGGAAAAACTGAAAAGGCAGTTAGAGAAGCGATAG
- a CDS encoding T9SS type A sorting domain-containing protein has translation MKKHYHDLSQTNDSTSPYISQAGKSALRLLLFVFLFSATLSAKAAAIEATIKTEGSTLLDCETSSVLLQGQAIVDGATNPEGITYSWTGPGNFTSNDQDIQATVEGYYSLTVAAPDGSTAKAEVVINRFRISLSPNGTRLTCNNPEMELRSGPILEGVEYSWIGPNGFTSNKPVITASVGGIYKVTAVNPATGCTVSDEYDLAGLIVPTGNAGPDKQISCENPTVTLEGNRGTAGAPHAIWFALDGGHIVSGERSLTPVVDAPGKYVLLLTDILTACQKSDTVLVTGEKSFSVKISSPGTTILHCNRESVSLIALPTPHDKALVYSWSGPDGFSSAAGTISVSVPGKYSLTATDPATGCTATAEYTVGGPVYPKGTAGPDKVLTCDNPTVTLEGKTNTGNFVWIALDGGHIASEYNIITPTVDAPGTYILRMTEMIGSCVLEDTVIVTREDKVPTANAVGGELSCLGSSLQLKGSSDTPGATYSWTGPGGFTSNKQNPTVTELGAYTLTVTHPQSGCQATSTVYVRTASTEIVKSHHVIDFNGEKKGLISSIDTEYGPVSIMGRRRLPDGEDMFAPENHAAIFDSQAPTGDDADLYSKDWSNILIVNQDLTDVPNDNQWGAELILDFSAIGYLNLESVKVKDIDAYEDNSWIYLYGPFDIELKRIKLQPLGNNSAQEVDLGNTRGVVKMKVVFDGRNNGQLAGSGAIDDLKFYMDKEVPAPCPVAQEEPKVSSTTYATAYPTMFNDKATVEFKFETADNYNLSLYDSKGQLVKQLKAGTALANETLTSEVDGNNLKEGMYFVRLVSASETKTIKLILRR, from the coding sequence ATGAAAAAACACTACCACGATTTAAGTCAGACAAACGACAGCACATCGCCTTACATTTCACAAGCAGGTAAATCTGCCTTGCGCCTGCTGCTGTTTGTCTTTCTGTTTTCAGCTACCTTAAGCGCAAAGGCAGCAGCCATAGAAGCTACCATAAAAACAGAGGGCTCTACTTTGTTAGATTGCGAAACTTCATCTGTTTTACTACAAGGGCAAGCCATTGTAGATGGCGCTACAAATCCTGAAGGCATTACCTATAGCTGGACAGGCCCTGGAAACTTTACTTCAAACGATCAGGATATACAAGCAACAGTTGAAGGCTACTATAGCTTAACGGTAGCAGCTCCTGACGGAAGTACTGCAAAGGCTGAAGTAGTAATCAACAGGTTCAGAATTTCACTTAGCCCCAACGGAACAAGATTAACATGTAATAATCCGGAAATGGAATTACGTAGCGGTCCTATTTTGGAGGGTGTTGAATACTCGTGGATCGGGCCAAACGGATTCACTTCGAACAAGCCGGTTATTACCGCATCAGTTGGTGGAATATACAAGGTAACTGCAGTAAATCCTGCTACCGGATGTACTGTTTCAGATGAATATGATTTAGCCGGACTTATCGTTCCTACTGGTAATGCTGGCCCTGACAAACAAATCAGCTGTGAAAACCCTACCGTAACACTTGAAGGTAACAGAGGTACTGCAGGAGCACCTCATGCTATCTGGTTTGCGCTTGATGGTGGACATATCGTTTCCGGAGAAAGAAGCCTGACTCCTGTAGTAGACGCACCGGGTAAGTATGTTTTATTACTTACAGATATATTAACTGCCTGCCAGAAAAGTGACACAGTACTGGTTACAGGTGAAAAAAGCTTTAGCGTAAAAATTTCCTCTCCCGGCACAACCATACTACACTGTAACAGAGAATCGGTTAGCTTAATAGCTTTACCGACTCCACATGACAAAGCATTAGTTTATAGCTGGTCGGGCCCTGATGGGTTTTCATCTGCTGCAGGCACCATCAGTGTTAGCGTACCGGGTAAATATAGTCTTACCGCAACCGATCCAGCTACAGGTTGCACGGCTACTGCCGAATATACTGTAGGTGGACCTGTTTATCCGAAAGGCACTGCCGGTCCGGACAAAGTATTAACATGCGACAACCCTACTGTAACACTCGAAGGCAAAACGAATACAGGTAACTTCGTTTGGATTGCACTAGACGGTGGCCATATTGCGTCAGAATACAACATCATTACACCTACAGTGGACGCACCCGGAACTTACATTCTAAGAATGACGGAAATGATAGGCAGCTGTGTTTTAGAAGATACCGTAATCGTTACCCGCGAAGATAAAGTACCAACGGCCAATGCTGTGGGTGGCGAATTGAGCTGCTTGGGCAGTTCGCTTCAACTAAAAGGTTCTTCCGATACACCGGGCGCCACCTATAGCTGGACAGGACCCGGAGGTTTTACTTCTAACAAGCAGAACCCGACAGTAACGGAGTTAGGCGCCTATACTTTAACAGTTACCCACCCGCAAAGTGGTTGCCAGGCCACTTCAACAGTATATGTCAGGACGGCATCCACCGAGATCGTAAAATCGCATCATGTCATTGACTTTAATGGGGAAAAGAAAGGCTTGATCAGTTCTATAGATACTGAATACGGACCTGTATCGATTATGGGCAGAAGAAGGCTTCCTGATGGTGAGGATATGTTTGCGCCCGAAAATCATGCCGCCATTTTCGATTCACAAGCCCCTACCGGCGACGATGCAGACCTGTATTCAAAAGATTGGAGCAATATTCTGATTGTGAACCAGGATTTAACAGACGTTCCGAATGATAACCAGTGGGGAGCCGAATTAATTCTGGACTTCTCTGCCATAGGCTACCTGAACCTGGAATCTGTAAAGGTGAAAGACATTGATGCATACGAAGACAACTCTTGGATTTACCTGTACGGACCTTTTGATATAGAATTGAAACGTATTAAACTGCAGCCTTTGGGCAATAACAGTGCGCAGGAAGTAGATCTGGGCAATACAAGAGGTGTCGTGAAAATGAAAGTGGTATTTGACGGCAGAAATAACGGGCAACTGGCCGGCTCCGGAGCCATAGACGATCTGAAATTCTACATGGATAAAGAAGTTCCTGCCCCCTGCCCTGTCGCCCAGGAAGAACCAAAAGTATCCTCTACAACTTATGCCACTGCTTATCCGACTATGTTTAACGACAAGGCTACAGTTGAATTTAAATTTGAAACTGCAGATAATTACAACCTGAGCCTGTACGACAGCAAAGGGCAACTTGTAAAGCAGTTGAAAGCAGGTACAGCATTAGCCAATGAAACCCTTACATCGGAAGTAGACGGAAATAACCTGAAAGAAGGCATGTACTTCGTTCGCCTTGTAAGTGCTTCCGAAACAAAAACAATAAAGCTGATCCTGAGAAGGTAA